The genomic window taaaagaaagagatgaaTGAAAATTATCTTTAAGATTAGATATGGACTATATGAGTAGTTGTTTATGCGATTTGATCTCACTAATGCACCAAATACATTTATAAgattaatgaatcatgtattgaGTGCATTTATAAGAAGATTTGTTGTAGTCTATTTTGATAATATCTTCATGTACAATGAAATGTTAGAGGAGTATATTAACCATTTAAGTTTTGTGCTTGATGTTTTGaggaataaaaaactatataccaACTTAGAGAATTATACTTTTTGCATggataaagttatttttcttggctACGTTGTTAGTACAAAAGATATAGAGATGGATGAAAACAAGGTGAAGGCTATCAAAGAATGGCCACCGCCTAAGTCAATTattgaggtaaggagttttcatggtttttttagtttttataggtAATTTGTTAAAGATTTTTATACACTAGTTGCACTACTCactgattttttaaagaaatctaTTGATTTTAAATAGGGTAGTGAACAAGAGCACgtattcaatttgattaaagaaatgttatgttttatgtatttattagcATTGCCTAACTTATTTTAAGAGCATTTAAGATTAAGTGATATATCAGAAATAGGTATTAGAGTTGAGAAGCGACCAATAACCTATTTTAGTGGAAAGCTAAATATGGCAGCGTTGAAGCACCTAACTTATGACAAGAAGCTTTACATGTTAGTTATAACTTTGGAGACTTAACAACATAGTTATGGTTGAAAGAGTTTGTTATCCATACAAAgcatgaatcattgaagcacttgaaaaGACAAGTTCAGTTGAATAGAAAACATGCTCAATTGGTGGAGTTCATTGAGACCTTTTCATGTCATTAAGTAAAAGCAAGGTAAAGATGATATTGTGGTTGATGCTCTATCTAGAAGTCTTGATGTAAATAAAAAGGTTGAAATGATGAAGAAACTCCATAAGAGTGTGTGACATCAAATAGGAAAGAAAAATGAGCAATATGCATTTATAGCCAATAAAAGTCATAGGGATGTTATCTTTGAACCTAGTGATTTGGTTTGGgtgcatataaaaaaagaatgatttaCCGCCTATAAGCGATCTAAGCTGCATCATAAAAGGATGGCCCATTCTAAGTCCTTAAACGGATTAATGACAATacaaacactttaaaattttcagatgaattatatttaatgttttttatctatttttttttataagtgataattcaaagtcaaattcttttaaaaaaggaagaataatgagaatcaataaaaaatactatatgaTCCATTATATCCTGAATagattaattacaaaaataaaagtaaataagaTCAAAGAGTCTTTCAATTGGCTAATTTGAGACTCTTGGTCAAGCACGCTAGTAGAATTGGGCTAAATTATCCATATAGCTTGTAAAGTTGGGTATATTTCGGGTCTATTTTCCACATAGCTTGTGAATTGGGCTTCAATTTAtagctttgtattttattttacctGTTCTTTTTAGTTAGTTGGTTATTTGGGAACTTTTCAGAACATATCAAGGGGGAAGAGAGAGAAGGCAAAGATCCGTGTCTCTCCAGTCTCGTTTTGGCAAGACCAACCATGAGCAAAGGACCTGGACTCTTCGCCGATATCGGCAAGAAAGCCAAAGGTAATCAATCAATCTATTTCTATAtgtgaaagaaaatcaaaatcaatgatCCGACGATGATTATTTATTCGTGACATGTAGATCTGCTGACCAGGGATTATAATTCTGATCAGAAATTTAGCGTCTCTACTTACAGCGATGCTGGAGTGGTATGTGTTTATGTGATTCTTTGTTGTTATGTCTCACTGATTTTCCTTTCTGGATACTTAATTTTGACGATTCAAAAGTGATGTTTTGATTGGTAATCACGATcagggtttttctttcttttatatatttatacgTTGTGATTTTATCCTTCGAATCGTGATTTGATTCAAATGCTGCTTTCCTGCCATTCGAATCTCAGTCCACTCTTTATCTCTTACTTCCAAGGAATCTAGAcgtttgtattttaaaagaaaacctaGCTGTTCTTCTGATGTTTGGCTAATTCACTAATCTTTCTCCTTTTATCCCGTCAAAAGGATAATTAGTGTAAAAGTAGAGAAAGGCTTTCCAAACTGTTGCATAGTCTCCATTTTTTGCCTAAAAAAGTTGAGGGAATGTTTGCAACCTTCTCAAAACTAACAACAATTGATGCTGTGTGAAAAGGGTGTTTAACAATAGAAATGATCTTCAGAAGGATGTGTAAGGTAACGAAGAAAGggaaatattttctcaaaataagAATTCAGTGGCCTTGGTCTTCGGCTAAAGGGCTCTAATGCTCTAAGTGGATactatttaaaatttagaacAACTAGTGATGTTATTCTAAGGCATTTGGTTTAACTTTCCATGTGAGTGGAAACATGTTTTATTCCGTTTCTATCCATTTTTTCACAAGTGTAAAAGCCAATTATATCTTGAAGAGTGATGTAGCTTTCGGAAAATGAAATCTCTAATGCAACTAgctgtaagtttttttatgaatcatGTTAATTATTCTTTTCTACAATTGAGTGATGGATGGAGTTCTGGCTACCATATATGGCTACGTGAACgattttttaaactcaattggtttatgtttttgtttcgaACCTTAACTATTTGGGGCAGTCACTTTTTTTGTTGCCAACTCTGTACCTCCTTAAAAATGCAGTTGGGAAGACTTCCATCACCTGCGCTTTGTGATGTTTGATATGTTTTCTGTTTATCAGGCCCTCACATCAACAGCTGTGAAGAAAGGAGGACTCTTAGCTGGGGATGTTGCTACACTGTACAAGTACAAGAATACTACATTTGATGTTAAAGTTGACACTGAGTCCAACGTATGTTGCTTCTTAAAGTTAAAGAAAACACCACCTGCATGTCGCTTGTTTCAAATAAGCATCTTACTTTCTCATTTCATTCTGACAGATTTCAGCAACCTTGACATTCACCGACTTGCTTCCATCAACAAAGACTGTTGCTTCGATCAAATTACCTGACCATAACTCTGGCAAGGTAGGGAGCTGGGCATCTTTTAAGCTTGAACTCCtcgaaaagtaaaaaaaaatgaaatagatgCTGAACTTATGATCAGGGGAGAATTGTTCTTTTTTCTGATAGGAGTGATAATATTGCTTGTGCCTTGATTAGTGGTGGAGCAGGGCTTCGACCCAATCTGACACCTACCTGCTAACTTGAAACTGTTTGTAATGATAGTCTTggctttttatatttctttcctGCCCTGTATTTTGCAGTTGGAGTTTCAATATTTCCACGACCATGCAACTTTCACTACTGCTGCTGCTTTGAACCAATCTCCAGCAATTGATGTTACAGCCACCATTGGTACTCCAACAATTGCTTTTGGTGCTGAGGCAGGCTATGATACTACTTCTGGTAGTTTCACGAAGTACACTGCTGGCATCAGTGTAACCAAACCTGATTCTTATGCTTCAATAATTTTGTAAGTCTCTAGCCTCATTGGCATCCCAACTATGCTAgatattgtatttaaaatgtGGAATTTAAATATATACACTCGGAAAAGATTGGTGAAATGTATTACACTAATTcttatttgctttctttctcaCAGAGGTGACAAGGGAGATTCTATTAGAGCATCGTATGTGCATCATCTGGATCTGCTGAAAAAGAGTGCTGCTGTTGGGGAGATCACAAGAAGGTTTTCCTCTAATGAGAATACTTTTACTGTTGGAGGGTCATTTGCTGTTGATCACCTGACCGTGGTGAAAGCCAAGCTCAACAATCATGGGAAACTTGGGGCATTGGTGCAGCATGAGGTCATACCAAAGTCAGTGCTGACAATTTCCAGTGAGTTTGACACCAAGGCCTTGGACAAAAATCCCAGGTTTGGGCTGGCAATTGCTCTCAAGCCCTAAAGGTTGTCTGCTATTTGATGAGGCATTGTTTGAATCCAATTCtcatttgttatattttttttctggatgGCACTTGGAAAGGAGTGTCAATAAGTAGCTCCACATAAACATGTTTCGAGGATCATGATGACTGTGGATGAATTGATTTGATGTTTAGTTTTACCGTGGTCCTCTACTTGTAGGTTTTGGAGGCATTTGATACTTGCATAGTCTACTCTTTTCCCGCAGAGAACTTTAATTCTGATTTATGGGAATTTTGGCCAATTGCATTTATGACTCGTTCCTCATAATTCAGTGGTGGCTGTTCTTTAAGAGTACTCCAGTTGCCAACtatgtttagttttttatttttcatgcttttCTGCCATGTTAGAATTGCTTTAAGCAATATAGCAATACAGTGATTCTTTCAATTGATCAGTTATACAGCAACGCCCTTATGTCTCCGCGATATCATATCAACAACCTATAATTCTTTTATAGCATAATAACCAGATCTAGACTTATTCTTGAATAGGATTGGGCCTGCCTTCACTtaaacaaaagtaaataaataaataaataaaaaggaacttCACAATGGTGATAAAGAACATCCACCATCCAGTTGGGTTTTTTTGTTCGATGGAAGGGATTAGATCAATCTGTTTCACTAAAGTTCTCTCTCTGTAAAATGCAGAATCCCATATTACTGTATATGCTTCTCAATCTGTTCTTTCTTGACCAAATCCTCCCTGGTCTTGTGGTTTATGCAACATTGTCCATGGATATTTTCTGTGGTACTGAGATTCACCGGTAATATTTGCTAAGTGACACTTGTGGACCTGAAAATGGATTTAGTGACGTTAAAGTTTCTTTTGGACTTGGTTTTTACAATGATTTTTGTGGGATTCATTTGCCTTTTGGCATGCTATTTAACAATCtgctttttataatttaattttttgtttgttgccTCTCATTAGTGTTTGTATACACTAGTGTTATGACTTGTGTATGTATATTCATAACAAGTGGATcatcttatttaaatttattattcttattattaccCACTTTTGaccccataaaaaatcaagaaaaaaaattcaaaatacaagaggatataTATGAAGAAAGCCTAGAAGATTGCCCAAGTTGGTGGTGAAGGACTaaaatgacaagtgaaaaagttggaggactaaaatatataagattggCGACCCAATTCTGATTGATAAAGGGATccattggtgaaaatatttttatttggcgtaaagaaatatatttggataggtaaggactcaatgagaattcaggaaggcttaattaattttattaaatacttaattgtaagaaaaattaatttttgaagtcAATCTAGGTTTtaaggctttaattggaagaaattaaagtctggggtttgattgcaattttaaaaagttaatttggtcaaatcaggggcttacttgcataaatattgaattttgatgagtaattagggacttgattgaagaaatccaaacaccaacgatgaaattgaaaaaggtGCGTGAATGCAAGGcttaaaattgtttaattggGAGTTTgctgatcaattgagggtcaaaacgCACAATTTCATaaccaaggactaaaatgaaatagGCGATCAACTTTGGAGCTGATGATTGAGTTTGACAGAggtgaaattgcataaaattaagagTTTGGGAGGCAATTACAAATGCAATTAAAAGCAACTGGAAGAACATggactaaagtgaaaattttcaaatcccaaaataaaaaccctaatttctagggtttaaccTAGACGACGTGTTGTTCAGCTactttttagtttcttcttgACAGTGTTGACTAATCGAGTAGGCATCTTTAAGCGAATGAATATGGCATCTCTAACCACCTCGAGGATTGTAACTACCACCATTGAACTAAGAAACACCCCATCTACAAAGATCAGTTATTCTCATTAAACGTTTACATCCATTTTCTTCAACGAACTCAATAACATCTTGTCCTGATCAACCATCACTGCATTTTGAGATTCTCAGTTGATCGAGTTGGCACCTTCAAACGAATGAATATGGAGTTACAGACCTCTAAATTGAGTAAAAATGGATCCAATCGAAAGGTATACTTCTCCTCTACCAAGTTCAGGTGGTCTTTAATGGCGTTTACATTAAAGTTGCTCCGACGAAGCCTTAAAATTGGTCAACTCGGTCAACTTTGACTGAGATACCTATTTATGCAAAACCACTCAACTTTTTCGAGTGTTCACACATAAAAATTCCTATAGAGTTATTATCAATGGTCATaaatctttcataaaaaatcagaaGGTGAGGGATGCATGCCTTTGTCTCCAAGCAAAATAAACCACCTAGGCAAATTTGTTACAAAACCACCATCCCAAAACCATTAAAGGACAGAGGTTCCAGCTTTAACATTTGTCCAGGactctattattttgatcaaaGGGCTAAGTTTTGATTAATCTATGTTTGAATCCATCAAGAACCCTAgtaaaaccctataaataccccttggaaaatgaaaaacaaaaagagaaaaaaaacatggagaaacaCATTGTGAAAAGATGTTAATATGAAGATTCAATAACCTAACATAGAGAGTCTAATAAGCTTTGGAAGGAAAAGATAGTTACAGggaaataaggaaagaaaagagaagaaaaacagcaTACATAGCTAGCAAGCTTGGAGAAGTTATAACCATGTAAAAGTTCAAGGGTGAAGCCTATGTGACCTGCCTATTCATGCTTTCTTAATGTTTAAACCTCTTTTGATGTTGTTTAAGCTtatcttgcattttttttgtttgattttggtgCTAGAATAATCTGATGTTTTTTCAGCagagtttgttttgtttatgttcTTGCTTTAAGCATGTTTTAGATTTCTCAAGCtttcattataataattttttttagttttggtcaaTAATGTGTTAGTGATGCTTGCACCAAAGGCATAATTCTTAGCtttaatgcttgtttgattCTGTGTTTTCATCTCAATAACATGTCAGTGATGTATTTGAGATATTTTAATTGGTGTTTGAAtctgttttataataaaacaataagatGCATATGTTTGTGGGTTAAAGATTTTGGAAGCATGttgatcaatttaatgtttttagtgcAAGTTCATGGTTCATACAAGTATGTTTTGacatataaatgttaaaaatatcaagttttgaATCCAAATAGCATGACTATGTTTGTTGTTTAGCTTTGATAGTTTTGAACTTTgaaacttcatgcatgttattgataatttaatgttatttgttaGTTCTTTGGAACTTCTTAAATATGTTTAGTGCAAGTTCATGGTTCAAACCATTTGTATAAGTAATAGATAACATCACTACAATCCTCAAGTGGTGGCATTTCATCCTCCTTGGATTTATCACTTTCGGATTCAATATCCTCATGCTCTCTTATAACTATAAtccttttatttggacattgTGAAGCTATATGTCCACTCCTCAAACACCTGAAACACTTAATATCATGGTTATAATTAGATAGGATCTCaaatttaccttttattttattggaaaaatgTTTCCTCCAAGCCTTAGATGATTCGACTTTGTTACCCATGATATTAAACTTTGACATAGTAGCCCCCTCTCTCTTAAATCCAACCTCTAAGATGAAAAGGAATCAAAATTACCTCCTTTACATGTACTCTCATTTCTCTTTAATCGCCTCTCTATCTTGTTAGCCATATGAATCATATCTTCAAGTTTAACATAGTATTGCAACTCAATCACATTAGTTATCTTTTTATTCCATCCACACAAGAACCTTGTCATTATAGCTTCTATATCCTCCATAATATTTGCTCTAAGTATGACAATATCTATTTTCTTGTGGTAATCCTTTACACTCCTAGAATCCTAAGACAAACTCTACaatctttgatatattttcctATAATAATGATCAAGAACAAACTTTTTTCTCATGACTACTTTCATCCCATCCCAAGTCTCTATGGGTCTTTCTTCATTCCTCCTCCTTTCTAAGACAAGTTGATCCCACCAAATAATAGCATAGTCAATATACTCAATAACAACAAGTTTTACTTTATTTACCTTAGAGTAATAGTGGCAGTCAAAAATCAACTCCACTTTCTTTTCCCATTCAAAATAAGCTTTCAGAtcgttttttcatttaaaagccaaaatgttcattttaataCTGCCCAAATCTTTATTCAAACCATCTCGAAATCCATCATTTATATCTACTCTCCTATGGTTGAATTGCACAAGTGGAAGAACTCCCCCAAGCCTTTGGTTTCTATGTGGCCAAAGCCTACCACCAtagttttcatcaaaatttcttGGACTTCTCAACTGTATTTTTTGCTATAGATTCTTCTAGGGGTGAATTTTCTCATCTCGCAGACATTCTTCCTTTCAAACCCTTATGGTACGATTCCTTGAAAATTATCCATTTTGGTTCTCAAACCATTAATCTTACTCATTACTTTGGAAAACCTTGTATTCATCAACTCTAATTGTTGTTACATGGCCAAATAACCTTATTCGTAATATTTCTATCTTTTGGTAGTAATGATTTACTCTTAGTTGACATCATCAAGAGTTGAAAATTAAGTTAGTAGCACAAGCAACCCCCCCGGCGCGCGCACTTTATCACATGTTTACATTCAATAGATGTCACTCCTCTCATCTTTCACACAATATCTGGCTTTTGACTCTAATATGTTCACCTTCGCCTTTACCAGTCAATTCTCAATATTTAagttctttaaagaactaattcacaacaaataaaagattaatatCTTAAtagagcaataaaaaaatgtaaagaatcaagaagcaataaaactGAAAACTACCAATACAAAACTACAAATACGAAATCATGAATATCAATATGAATTCTTGCAAAATATGAACcatataaagaaatgaaatataCTATAGAGACTAAGAAATTAATGATATAAGAGCTAAACGACTCAAAATagcaaaaactaataaaaaagacaatgatGCAAAAactacccttttttttaattttcaataaaaccaTACCAAGTGAACCTAAAGTACCCCAAttcaaaatttatctttaagaaACCTCAAgaatcaaggtttttttttttcaaatttaaagcaAAGGGTTAAACTCTATGTTTCTTTGAATTAAGATTTACGATAAACcctaagaatttattttcttgtgattttatttattttcttatatgactttatttaatcaagatcgcaaataatttctttttttaacttgacCCTACAACTAGGttttagaaaagataaagaactCGATAATAATAGAGTATGCGAAAACTTGAAGATAAAGGGATATAACATGATTTAGAGTCTTTGCTCTGATACCAGCCAATACGAACCTCGTTGATATAAAAATCCAGAAACTCACAGTCAAATCTATTCTTCTcaaaaagctaagatcaagtTTGAAATTGAGCTTGACACAATAATAACCTGTACCGAGGTATCAAGACTATAAGTAACGGAACCTCCACCCAACACCTATAAAGAGACACAAAAGAGAGGTATAAAAGATACCACAAAGTTTGGTTAATCCTTTTATAAGTCACagtagttcaataaaaaaaccaaaaagtatGAGCAAAACCTCACACGTAATAataattgctgaaattaaagtCTGCCCCTcaaataaatctaaatataaGCTAAATAACTCCATTTATAATAAGTAAAAACTTCTTAAACAATGctgcaaaaataataaaagaattttaaataaaataaaaaaataaatattaaatcaactaggaaactaataTAATTCTTGTATAGTAGCTTTTGGACCTTATCATAAGGTCTTCCTGATGTCTAATATCCCTAAAAAATTAGACATGAAAATTATAGTAAACTTTCAACGCAATCCAACTGTCaacatgaaaattataattgttagagtaaaattatgcattagaaaaaataagcctCTAACTGCCAAAATTATTTGGCTCATGAAGTAGATAGATAGGCCCCTCTTGCGCATGAATTGAATTGACTAAGATCTAATATTCTCTTGTTAATGTTGCCTCCTTCAAATTCACCTTGTCTCAAATATTCTAAATAAGCTCATTGAAAGTATCTTTGAGCTTCTTTGTTCTTGATATTGTAATTGATCTAATTGAAACTTGCAATGAATCTTTTGATATAATCATGATCACATCAAAACCTTGAGTTATATTCGAAGGGAATTAgaccataaataattttacagccctataaaaaaataaaaaaaagtgggaCATGCATACCCTATATAATATTACAATCATTCAATCATCAAAACACACAATCACATTGGCCTTTTAATGTCCataattatctataaaaaataaaacacattaataTGATGAATTAAATACATCGCATGcttcaattcaaattattggctttatgtataattttaaaataatatttttaacatttaaaaatactaaattaaactcaatttgataatttcccaacatttataaattatattcgatacatattttcttgaaaaccatTTTACTAATAAAActaatcatattaat from Populus trichocarpa isolate Nisqually-1 chromosome 5, P.trichocarpa_v4.1, whole genome shotgun sequence includes these protein-coding regions:
- the LOC7476423 gene encoding mitochondrial outer membrane protein porin 2, producing MSKGPGLFADIGKKAKDLLTRDYNSDQKFSVSTYSDAGVALTSTAVKKGGLLAGDVATLYKYKNTTFDVKVDTESNISATLTFTDLLPSTKTVASIKLPDHNSGKLEFQYFHDHATFTTAAALNQSPAIDVTATIGTPTIAFGAEAGYDTTSGSFTKYTAGISVTKPDSYASIILGDKGDSIRASYVHHLDLLKKSAAVGEITRRFSSNENTFTVGGSFAVDHLTVVKAKLNNHGKLGALVQHEVIPKSVLTISSEFDTKALDKNPRFGLAIALKP